The Corythoichthys intestinalis isolate RoL2023-P3 chromosome 19, ASM3026506v1, whole genome shotgun sequence nucleotide sequence CGCCAATTCCCCGGTTGATCGCGTGCTTAGGCGGAGGCGGCGCCCCTGACAGTTTGGCACATGCGTGGTAGTCGCCCACCGACTCGGCCATGGAGCACACGATTCCCGCCACCGTGCCGACAACCCCTGCTAGGCTCACCATTGGCATGCCCCACTGGCCTGCAGGCAACAGTTGTTTTAGATCAACGATTCTCAAACTGGGATCCTTGAGCTGTAACTCGATTGCACGAAAAATTGCACGATATCATTTCATATCATTCAAAAATTCCTCCCATTGATCCAAACCCAAGACTTAATAAATGAAGATCTCCTGTTCTAGATCAACTGAATCATTTTGTGGATCAACGGAAAGGATTACCAGGATAAGGCAGGACAAACCAGGAAGCCTGACCGACCATGTCGCTCTTCACGTCAGTTCGGGCCTGATGTCCGTATTGGTCCGGATCAGATGGCAGTACGTTGTAGATGGTTAGGAGGTGGCAAACTAACCAGGAGACTGTGATGCCCAGTAGAATCTAATCGACAacaactgttagcatcataggcTAACTTTAAGATATTGTTTTGATGACCTACAGGCATTGTTTGGAAgatgtagaactttttggtgtgtAGCTTCCTAGCTTTGCTGTACGCGGGAACAGGCAGTGGGATAAGTCGCAGGTACTGGGAGAACAGGATGATCAAGGCTGCAGTCCTACGCATGTTAGAAGAGCTTTACTACTACTTAACTTGTAAATTTCTAAAACTATAACTGTCTGAGAACAGTAAACGAACATGGCTGAAATTCCCCAGTGGCTACCGGCCCTGACTCCAGCTGCATCGAACATGGAAAGACCGATGAGTGAGATGGTGGGCGCGATGGTGAGAGGTCCAATGAAGCGCATGAGGAAGCCCACCAGGCCGGAGAATCCCACCAGTATCTGCAGGAGGGAGGCTACCATGATGGAGCCCTGTAGCTGGGGTCAGAAGAATGGAAGGTGATGGTTTATCGCTCCAATTTGAGAATATTCGTGATGGCTTACTGTTCTCAGACGGGTCTGCCAGACTTCGATGAAGATGGGCGAGGAAGTGTTCACGAGGCTGGCGTTTTGGGTCCAAGAGGGACACTGGAACCCCGGTACGGACAGCATGGCAATGGCGGGAGTGAGTAAGGCGAATGTGCCTCCCTGCAAGATGGGAAGCCTGATAGAAACAGGTACCAGTAGTCaagttttctgttgaaaatttgtgatgaagctggcaatttttcatgattcatttttgttgactttttttcccaattgcaatttttgaaattattttgGTCGTTACAGGATTTTGCTACTGTATTTTGATCACGGCTTTTGACCTACCTTAGCATGTTCATACCTGATGCCAAAGGTGACCTGCAGAATGGTGCACAGACCCGACACGAAGAAAATGGTGTTGATGAGATGACTTTGGGTCAGGCCGTCGTGCTGCAAACATAGGGCATCGCCCAAGATGAGCGGAATGGCGATGTTGCTGCCAAACGCCGTCAGGTAATGCTGCAAAGTGGGGAAGACATTCGTTGAAAGCGGGTGTTACATAAaaagcatttggcacctttgggGGATCCTGCAAATTACCTGAAAAGCCAAGAATATGGATAAATACCATGGCGGGACGTCTGTCACACTGTACGCCAGCTTGTTCAGGTTCACTTCACCACCTCTTTTACCGCTGAAAGGGTTAAGGGGCTCCCCCTTGGGCTGCACTTTATCCTCATCTATCTGTGTATGCAAACATATGCAAAGAGAtttcaaaaacacaaataacaaacCTTCCCCAAGGCAGGGTCCTGAACAAACTATTTTAACTAAGAGCACAGTTGACCATGATCTTGTGGACAAAAAATTTCGTGGTTGGGTTACAACAAACTACCGATGAAGAGACGGCAGGTGCTAAGGAGGATTGTATGATtgtatgtagtgctgcaacgattaattgagtaactcgagtaattcgcctAGTTCCCTTttcttgtgcagaagtgtctttcttcccaggtcagtcacgtcagccccTCGTCATAGCTTTCATAGTAATCCTGAAtattatcctccatttggagcgctttgtgtttgaacctTTTTGATCCTAGCCATCTtgactttttcctccatttggagcgttttgtgtttttgcctttcctcccttttggagtgcatttttgtttgaacttttgATTGTGGTTGCCCTGACTTATTCCTCCGTTGGAgcgctttttgtttgtactttttctCATCCCCACATGTCAGCAAACATATGCAAAGAGAtttcaaaaacacaaataacaaacCTTCCCCAAGGCAGGGTCGTGAACAAACTAGTTTAACTAAGAGCACAGTTGACCATGATCTTGTGGACAAAAAATTTCGTGGTTGGGTTACAACAAACTACCGAAGAAGAGACGTCAGGTGCTAAGGAGGATGTATGATtgtatgtagtgctgcaacgattaattgattaactcgagtaattcgcctAGTTCCCTTttcttgtgcagaagtgtctttcttcCAAGGTCAGTCAGGTCAGCCTCTCGTCATAGCTTTCATAGTAATCCTGAAtattatcctccatttggagcgctttgtgtttgaacctTTTTGATCCTAGCCATCTtgactttttcctccatttggagcgttttgtgtttttgcctttcctcccttttggagtgcatttttgtttgaacttttgACTGTGGTTGCCCTGACTTATTCCTCCGTTGGAgcgctttttgtttgtattttttctcatccccgcatgtcagcggaagaacctctgttttcaaaaataaagtttttgcctgaacctccgcaACTGAGTCTGCCTCGTCGTCTCGGCCTGACAACGTCAGCacgttgtgccgcattaaaagtagtaagggcaaaacgtcatgcttagagatggcgaaattaaacaattccacgaggcggagaaaatttctcgatcaatttttaaaattgagttactcgaattatttGAGTGATCGTTTTAGCTCTAGTTTATATGATGAAAAAGCGTTATGCATCCTTAGAGGCTACTTGTTACGAGTATGGTAACCTTTTACTAAAATTGTTGCGGGAATTGCTTACTTTGAGAGTAATTTCAATGAAAACctccttttacttgagtaaaactcTCACGTAGTATACTCTCTTTGATTTTTCTGTTCAACGTTCAATACAATGATCATTGCTTCCAGCAGCAGAtgaacatatacagtgccttgcaaaagtattcggcccccttgaatcttgcaacctttcgccacatttcaggcttcaaacataaagatatgaaatttaatttttttgtcaagaatcaacaacaagtgggacacaatcgtgaagtggaacaacatttattggataatttaaacttttttaacaaataaaaaagtgaaaagtggggcgtgcaacattattcggcccctttactttcagtgcagcaaactcactccagaagttcagtgaggatctctgaatgatccaatgttgtcctaaatgaccaatgatgataaatagaatccatctgtgtgtgatcaagtctccgtataaatgcacctgctctgtgatagtctcagggttctgtttaaagtgcagagagcattatgaaaaccaaggaacacaccaggcaggtccgagatactgttgtggagaagtttaaagctggatttggatacaaaaagatttcccaagctttaaacatctcaaggagcactgtgcaagccatcatattgaaatggaaggagcatcagaccactgcaaatctaccaagacccggccgtccttccaaactgtcttctcaaacaaggagaaaactgatcagagatgcagccaagaggcccatgatcactctggatgaactgcagagatctacagctgaggtgggagagtctgtccataggacaacaatcagtcgtacactgcacaaatctggccttta carries:
- the LOC130907736 gene encoding solute carrier family 23 member 1-like, whose translation is MSGQEKSDWIQDSSSHCQEFVWIDEDKVQPKGEPLNPFSGKRGGEVNLNKLAYSVTDVPPWYLSIFLAFQHYLTAFGSNIAIPLILGDALCLQHDGLTQSHLINTIFFVSGLCTILQVTFGIRLPILQGGTFALLTPAIAMLSVPGFQCPSWTQNASLVNTSSPIFIEVWQTRLRTLQGSIMVASLLQILVGFSGLVGFLMRFIGPLTIAPTISLIGLSMFDAAGVRAGSHWGISAMTAALIILFSQYLRLIPLPVPAYSKARKLHTKKFYIFQTMPILLGITVSWLVCHLLTIYNVLPSDPDQYGHQARTDVKSDMVGQASWFVLPYPGQWGMPMVSLAGVVGTVAGIVCSMAESVGDYHACAKLSGAPPPPKHAINRGIGVEGIGSLLAGAFGTGNGTTSFSENVAALGITKVGSRVVILLSGVVMILMGVLGKIGAIFSTIPNPVIGGMFLIMFGVISATGIANLQSTDMNSSRNIFVFGFSLFSGLVIPNWIAKNPNTLVTGLSEVDAVLQILFTTHMFVGGFLGFVLDNTIPGTKSERGLFEPDETHLEDSGSLETEDIYDLPFGITRWFSARPWIRYIPICPWDKQAVQSYSDEGTPEKATTQHSS